A region of Salvelinus alpinus chromosome 6, SLU_Salpinus.1, whole genome shotgun sequence DNA encodes the following proteins:
- the LOC139578565 gene encoding DCN1-like protein 4 isoform X5 — MEKFCEDIGVEPENVVMLVLAWKLDAQSMGYFTLQEWLKGMGSLQCDSTERLRNSLDYLRSVLNDTTNFKLIYRYAFDFAREKDQRSLDLNTAKCMLGLLLGKTWPLFPVFNQFLEQSKYKVINKDQWCNVLEFSRTINLDLSNYDEDGAWPVLLDEFVEWYKEREMS; from the exons ATGGAGAAGTTCTGTGAAGATATTGGAGTGGAACCAGAGAAT GTGGTGATGCTGGTTTTGGCCTGGAAGCTAGATGCCCAGAGTATGGGCTACTTCACCCTACAGGAGTGGTTGAAAGGCATGGGCTCCCTGCA GTGTGACTCCACAGAGAGGCTGAGGAACTCCCTGGACTACTTGAGGTCTGTCCTAAACGACACCACCAACTTTAAGCTCATTTACAGATACGCCTTCGATTTTGCTCGG GAAAAGGACCAGAGGAGTTTAGACCTGAACACAGCCAAGTGCATGCTGGGGCTTCTCCTGGGGAAGACGTGGCCACTGTTTCCTGTGTTCAATCAATTTTTAGAG CAATCCAAGTATAAGGTTATCAACAAAGACCAGTGGTGCAACGTTCTAGAGTTCAGCAGGACAATCAACCTAGACCTCAGTAACTATGACGAGGATGGAGCCT GGCCCGTTTTGTTGGATGAGTTTGTGGAATGGTacaaagaaagagagatgtcATAG